Proteins encoded within one genomic window of Kibdelosporangium phytohabitans:
- a CDS encoding ABC transporter ATP-binding protein: MVHDLLRPVLGRIRLACVLSALGALAGLAPFAGLVELADALLATPIDRGRAATVVVLIVLGLLLRAGFMSAALTITHIADVHLQAVLRRRMITNLGRVPLGWFSRNSSGRLRKTAMSDVDALHQLVAHHAVETTAAIVTPLGALAYLVILDWRLAVLAVATIPLYVAAYAWMERGSNDVLRKLDDSNARLSSAVVEFISGIAVVKTFGRAGKAHAAYRQAASEYTDFFAAWVQPMSRIEALAGLLVSAPVVGLVTAAGGVWFVGAGWVSPGEALAGVLLACVIPVAIEPLGFGALTRRSAGAAAARIRELLDEPPLTAPAVPRSPDGHRVDYDDVRFAYEGGQDVLHGVSFTCEPGTVTALVGPSGSGKSTLATLLPRFHDVTGGSIRIGGVDVRHVDPASLYRHVGFVLQDVQLVRGSIRDNVALGRPDATDTEIQDACRAAQIHTRITALPGGYDAVAGQDVQLSGGEAQRISIARALLADTPILVLDEATAFADAESEAAIQDALSRLAIGRTVLVIAHRLTTITDADRIVVLDHGRVTETGTHTELLAAQGHYARMWSSMTTGSYA; this comes from the coding sequence ATGGTTCACGACTTGCTGCGTCCCGTGCTCGGCCGCATCAGACTGGCTTGTGTGCTCAGCGCCCTCGGCGCGCTGGCCGGGCTGGCGCCGTTCGCGGGGCTCGTCGAGCTGGCGGACGCACTGCTGGCGACACCGATCGACCGAGGCCGCGCGGCCACGGTCGTGGTGCTGATCGTGCTCGGCCTGCTGCTGCGCGCCGGATTCATGAGCGCCGCACTGACGATCACGCACATCGCCGACGTCCACCTCCAGGCTGTCCTGCGCCGCCGGATGATCACCAACCTCGGCCGTGTCCCGCTCGGGTGGTTCAGCCGCAACTCGTCGGGACGCCTCCGCAAGACCGCGATGAGCGACGTCGACGCCCTGCACCAACTGGTGGCGCACCACGCGGTCGAGACCACCGCCGCGATCGTCACACCGCTGGGCGCGTTGGCGTACCTCGTGATCCTGGACTGGCGCCTGGCCGTGCTCGCGGTGGCGACGATCCCGCTATACGTGGCCGCCTACGCGTGGATGGAACGCGGCTCCAATGACGTCCTGCGCAAGCTCGACGACAGCAACGCACGGCTGAGCAGCGCCGTGGTCGAGTTCATCTCGGGCATCGCGGTCGTCAAAACCTTCGGCAGGGCAGGCAAAGCACACGCCGCCTACCGGCAGGCCGCAAGCGAGTACACGGACTTCTTCGCCGCGTGGGTGCAGCCGATGAGCCGGATCGAGGCGCTGGCGGGGCTGCTGGTGTCCGCGCCCGTGGTCGGGTTGGTCACCGCCGCGGGCGGGGTGTGGTTCGTGGGGGCGGGGTGGGTGAGCCCTGGCGAAGCGCTGGCAGGCGTGTTGCTGGCGTGCGTGATCCCGGTCGCGATCGAACCGCTCGGCTTCGGCGCGTTGACCAGGCGCTCCGCTGGGGCCGCCGCGGCCCGGATCCGGGAACTGCTTGACGAACCGCCGCTCACGGCCCCCGCGGTGCCGCGGAGTCCGGACGGCCACCGCGTCGACTACGACGACGTCCGGTTCGCTTACGAAGGCGGGCAGGACGTCCTGCACGGGGTGAGCTTCACGTGCGAGCCGGGAACGGTCACAGCGCTGGTGGGGCCGTCCGGGTCCGGGAAATCGACGCTGGCGACGCTGCTGCCCCGGTTCCACGATGTCACCGGTGGTTCGATCCGCATCGGCGGCGTGGACGTCCGGCACGTCGACCCGGCCTCGCTGTACCGCCATGTCGGGTTCGTGCTCCAGGACGTCCAGCTGGTGCGTGGCTCCATCCGGGACAACGTCGCGCTCGGACGTCCGGACGCGACAGACACCGAGATCCAGGACGCGTGCCGCGCCGCGCAGATCCACACCCGGATCACGGCCCTGCCGGGCGGTTATGACGCCGTTGCCGGGCAGGACGTCCAGCTCTCCGGCGGTGAGGCGCAGCGGATCAGCATCGCACGGGCGCTGCTGGCCGACACGCCCATCCTTGTCCTCGACGAGGCCACGGCGTTCGCCGATGCCGAGTCGGAGGCCGCGATCCAGGACGCCCTGTCACGCCTGGCCATTGGCCGCACAGTGCTGGTGATCGCGCACCGCCTCACGACGATCACGGACGCCGACCGCATCGTCGTACTCGACCACGGCCGGGTCACCGAGACCGGCACACACACCGAACTGCTTGCCGCGCAGGGGCACTACGCGCGCATGTGGTCGAGCATGACGACGGGGAGCTACGCGTGA
- a CDS encoding SAM-dependent methyltransferase, whose product MDRELISRLAHANHPIASPLDDDAVRRLLDRGLRGGDERVLDLGCGGGEWLLRALAASPGARAVGVDLSERALAHAQDAARTLGVADRLDLHQEDASAFMSAQPFDLVLSVGATHAFGGLLATLAAAGKHLAPGGRVLVGDGFWEREPSPEAVEMLGDFTDLPATIDRVAADGWVPVYGHVSTRRELDDYEWEWTGTLSSWALDHPGHPDSAQALAVAAEHRAEWLRTYRDAFGFVCLVLQRHA is encoded by the coding sequence GTGGACCGTGAACTGATCTCCAGGCTCGCCCATGCCAACCACCCGATCGCGTCCCCGTTGGACGACGACGCGGTGCGGCGGCTGCTGGACCGCGGGCTTCGAGGTGGGGACGAGCGCGTTCTCGACCTCGGGTGCGGCGGCGGTGAGTGGCTGCTGCGTGCGCTGGCCGCGTCTCCCGGTGCCCGGGCTGTGGGTGTCGACCTGTCCGAACGCGCGCTGGCCCACGCCCAGGACGCCGCACGAACGCTCGGCGTGGCCGACCGTCTCGACCTCCACCAGGAAGACGCTTCGGCTTTCATGTCCGCACAGCCCTTCGACCTGGTCCTCAGCGTGGGTGCCACCCACGCGTTCGGTGGCCTGCTCGCCACTCTCGCGGCTGCCGGCAAGCACCTGGCGCCCGGCGGGCGGGTCCTGGTCGGCGACGGCTTCTGGGAGCGCGAGCCGTCGCCGGAGGCGGTGGAGATGCTCGGTGATTTCACCGACCTGCCCGCCACGATCGACCGTGTCGCCGCCGACGGGTGGGTCCCGGTGTACGGACATGTCAGCACCCGCCGGGAGCTTGACGACTACGAGTGGGAGTGGACGGGGACGCTGTCCTCGTGGGCCCTTGACCACCCCGGCCACCCGGACAGTGCCCAGGCGCTTGCTGTCGCCGCCGAGCATCGTGCGGAATGGCTCCGCACTTACCGGGACGCCTTCGGATTCGTGTGCTTGGTGCTGCAGCGTCACGCGTAG
- a CDS encoding ABC transporter ATP-binding protein — translation MITDLRLLLGPGRAHILTGYVAWTVLFGVLSGLASALLVPVVADLASGQRADLLPLAVVTVVAAVVRYVQTTRGSAAALETMSSMHQRLGDHVVSLPLGWFDSDRTGRLTRVATDGTVMITGIFAHLLSPLVISVAAPVTAAVALFWYDWRIGLVAALSMPVLALAFRFAAQTLARGEARNHAADVEAGARVIEFARSQRVLRAFGRAVHGYQPLEQAIEQQRRIRRRTLGQGVVGLSVGGLTVQLAVTVLMLVLVWLTLAGSIAPAAAVALIALVFRFAGPLADVSEYAGAIRIAGGDLRRLTDVLRQPAMPQPRASAPLDQPGRIELDNVTFGYRPDTPVLRSVSLTVPPGSVTALVGPSGSGKTTVIRLISRFWDTRQGAVRVGGADVRDLRTEDLTSQLAVVSQDVYLFDDTMAANIRLGRPDATDADLAEAARLAGVDEIVARLPDGWHTRVGEGGTALSGGERQRVSIARALLKRAPIVLLDEATAALDPENERYVQRSIRQLAQHSTVLLIAHRLGNVVDADQIVVLDDGRVVETGTHQSLVAADGPYAKLWRAMANGRGWRLNAPQ, via the coding sequence GTGATCACCGATCTGCGGCTGTTGCTCGGGCCAGGCCGGGCGCACATCCTGACCGGGTACGTGGCCTGGACTGTCCTCTTCGGTGTGCTCAGCGGCCTCGCGTCGGCGTTGCTCGTGCCGGTGGTCGCGGACCTCGCTTCCGGACAGCGGGCAGACCTGCTGCCGCTCGCGGTCGTGACGGTGGTGGCCGCGGTGGTGCGGTACGTACAGACCACGCGTGGCTCCGCGGCGGCGTTGGAGACGATGTCATCGATGCACCAGCGTCTCGGCGACCACGTGGTGAGCCTGCCGCTCGGGTGGTTCGACTCCGACCGCACGGGGCGGCTGACCCGTGTGGCCACCGACGGGACGGTGATGATCACGGGGATCTTCGCCCACCTGTTGTCACCTCTGGTCATCAGCGTCGCCGCGCCCGTCACCGCGGCCGTCGCGTTGTTCTGGTACGACTGGCGCATCGGGCTCGTCGCCGCGTTGTCCATGCCGGTCCTGGCGCTCGCTTTCCGCTTCGCCGCACAGACTTTGGCTCGTGGGGAGGCACGCAACCACGCCGCTGACGTCGAAGCGGGCGCCAGGGTCATCGAGTTCGCCCGCAGCCAGCGCGTGCTGCGTGCGTTCGGCCGCGCAGTGCACGGCTACCAGCCGTTGGAGCAGGCCATTGAGCAGCAACGGCGAATCCGCCGCCGCACCCTGGGCCAGGGCGTTGTGGGACTGAGCGTCGGCGGGCTCACAGTCCAGCTCGCCGTCACCGTGCTCATGCTGGTCCTGGTGTGGCTCACGCTTGCGGGAAGCATCGCACCGGCGGCCGCGGTCGCGCTGATCGCGCTGGTGTTCCGGTTCGCCGGGCCGCTCGCGGACGTCAGCGAGTACGCGGGCGCGATCCGCATCGCCGGTGGCGACCTGCGCCGTCTCACCGATGTGCTCAGGCAACCGGCCATGCCGCAACCGCGGGCGTCCGCCCCGCTCGACCAGCCGGGCCGGATCGAACTCGACAACGTCACCTTCGGCTACCGGCCGGACACGCCGGTCCTGCGCTCGGTCTCGCTCACGGTGCCGCCCGGCTCGGTGACAGCGCTGGTCGGGCCGTCCGGTTCCGGCAAGACGACGGTCATCCGCCTGATCAGCCGGTTCTGGGACACGCGGCAAGGTGCCGTGCGCGTCGGCGGCGCCGACGTGCGGGACCTGCGAACCGAGGACCTGACCAGCCAGCTCGCCGTGGTCTCCCAGGACGTCTACCTGTTCGACGACACCATGGCAGCCAACATCCGACTCGGCAGACCGGACGCCACCGACGCGGACCTCGCCGAAGCCGCCCGGCTCGCGGGCGTGGACGAGATCGTCGCCCGCCTCCCGGACGGCTGGCACACCCGCGTCGGCGAGGGCGGAACCGCCTTGTCGGGCGGCGAACGGCAACGCGTGTCCATCGCCCGCGCTCTGCTCAAGCGGGCACCGATCGTGCTGCTCGACGAAGCCACGGCAGCGCTCGACCCGGAGAACGAACGCTACGTGCAACGCTCCATCCGCCAACTCGCTCAGCACAGCACCGTGTTGCTCATCGCGCACCGGTTGGGCAACGTGGTGGACGCCGATCAGATCGTCGTGCTCGACGACGGCCGAGTTGTCGAGACAGGCACGCACCAGTCGCTCGTCGCGGCCGACGGTCCTTACGCGAAACTGTGGCGAGCAATGGCAAATGGCCGCGGTTGGCGTCTGAACGCGCCACAATGA
- a CDS encoding phosphotransferase, producing the protein MVAVRSKSHQVHVGTDVVVKVIDAAGHSRLSREIALVSHLPAGMTAPLLAEALDHGGFDGVAPVFAEIDRASWHGVVPNGVIKGLKAIARGAPSFARADVPVHADCHWGNWTARQGTVTALLDFEWPRFGEPMHDWFFLARFSGEHMQAAVDVITGATGIEPDCLRAAREVRAASHLVFDLGAEITRGGDPAELVAALHELVVDRVWWKK; encoded by the coding sequence ATGGTCGCCGTGCGCAGCAAATCCCACCAGGTCCACGTCGGAACGGACGTCGTGGTGAAGGTCATCGACGCGGCGGGGCACTCCCGGCTGAGCCGGGAGATCGCCCTCGTGTCCCACCTTCCTGCTGGTATGACGGCGCCGCTGCTGGCCGAGGCGCTCGACCACGGCGGTTTCGACGGTGTAGCCCCGGTGTTCGCTGAGATCGACCGCGCGTCCTGGCATGGTGTCGTGCCCAACGGGGTGATCAAAGGGCTGAAGGCGATCGCGCGCGGCGCACCGTCGTTCGCGCGGGCCGACGTCCCGGTGCACGCGGACTGCCATTGGGGAAACTGGACGGCCCGCCAGGGCACCGTGACGGCCTTGCTGGACTTCGAATGGCCACGCTTCGGCGAGCCGATGCACGACTGGTTCTTCCTCGCCCGCTTCAGCGGCGAGCACATGCAGGCCGCTGTCGACGTCATCACGGGTGCGACGGGTATCGAGCCGGATTGCCTGCGCGCGGCGCGCGAGGTCCGTGCGGCGTCCCATCTCGTGTTCGATCTCGGCGCCGAAATCACACGGGGCGGCGACCCGGCAGAGCTCGTCGCCGCTCTCCACGAACTCGTCGTCGACCGCGTCTGGTGGAAGAAATGA
- a CDS encoding SMI1/KNR4 family protein, with the protein MTFDHVEWLRSTNELAARSTHGFQERFGYPPGDNTAVQAGEPVSEQVAGMLPRPLVEFYRHVSGVTLGDLHVGYFIQTAQDTVRGLSGTLPVRLDGPAAIDIVTFGSDGGGTLFALGMPDGEPVYRLPASGVDERGVYDNSDSRARVIAATLPEFLTNLHALLLEAARANPHRS; encoded by the coding sequence ATGACCTTCGACCACGTGGAGTGGCTCAGATCCACGAACGAGCTCGCAGCCCGGTCGACGCACGGCTTCCAGGAGAGGTTCGGGTATCCGCCGGGCGACAACACGGCCGTGCAGGCAGGAGAGCCGGTCTCCGAGCAGGTGGCCGGCATGCTTCCCCGCCCGCTCGTCGAGTTCTACCGGCACGTGTCCGGGGTGACGCTGGGGGACCTGCACGTCGGATACTTCATCCAGACCGCTCAGGACACCGTACGAGGGCTCAGCGGCACACTGCCGGTCAGACTCGACGGGCCGGCCGCGATCGACATCGTGACTTTCGGCTCCGATGGTGGCGGCACGCTTTTCGCCCTCGGGATGCCTGACGGCGAGCCCGTCTACCGGTTGCCGGCCAGTGGTGTCGACGAGCGCGGCGTGTACGACAACTCGGACTCCCGTGCGCGAGTCATCGCGGCGACGTTGCCGGAGTTCCTCACGAACCTGCACGCTTTGCTCCTGGAAGCCGCGCGCGCCAATCCTCACCGCTCGTGA
- a CDS encoding ATP-binding protein, which translates to MTRSLVERMTRAGGSAVITSSPGAGTTVRMTCPRRHARPDGDEAKVIGTSSQRVRAGESW; encoded by the coding sequence GTGACCCGATCCCTGGTGGAGCGGATGACCAGGGCGGGCGGCAGCGCGGTGATCACCAGCAGCCCCGGGGCGGGAACCACCGTCCGGATGACCTGCCCGCGGCGACACGCACGGCCCGACGGCGATGAGGCGAAGGTGATCGGGACGTCCTCCCAGCGAGTCCGCGCTGGGGAGTCGTGGTGA
- a CDS encoding APH(3'') family aminoglycoside O-phosphotransferase: protein MSSREWESLLVRHQHQSGGWEPVTNGESGAFVFRSADGSRYAKCVPAADEDVLTQERDRVAWLATTGVPGPSVLDWITGTAGACLVTSAVHGVSAERVSAEELRQAWPSITEATRRLHALPARDCPFSRDLEKMFTLAQDVVERGAVNPDFLPEDQVDTPPGELLGRLAAQLDLRVEQEAGDTVVCHGDLCLPNIVLDPATLTFAGFIDLGRLGKADRYADICLLLANSRETWDGEDASVAADEAFARDYGITLDHARQEFYLHLDPLTWG, encoded by the coding sequence GTGTCCTCGCGTGAATGGGAATCCTTGCTCGTCCGCCACCAGCACCAGTCAGGCGGGTGGGAACCTGTCACGAACGGGGAGTCCGGCGCGTTCGTCTTCCGCAGCGCCGACGGTTCGCGCTACGCCAAGTGCGTGCCGGCCGCCGACGAGGATGTCCTGACACAGGAACGGGATCGGGTCGCCTGGTTGGCCACCACCGGCGTCCCGGGTCCCTCGGTGCTCGACTGGATCACCGGCACGGCAGGCGCTTGCCTGGTGACCAGCGCGGTGCACGGCGTGTCCGCCGAAAGGGTGTCCGCAGAGGAGCTTCGCCAGGCGTGGCCGTCCATCACCGAGGCCACCCGGCGACTGCACGCGTTGCCCGCGCGGGACTGCCCGTTCTCCCGTGACCTGGAGAAGATGTTCACCCTGGCGCAGGACGTGGTCGAACGCGGCGCGGTCAACCCGGACTTCCTGCCCGAGGACCAGGTGGACACGCCACCGGGCGAACTGCTCGGGCGGCTCGCCGCCCAGCTGGACCTGCGCGTCGAACAGGAAGCCGGGGACACCGTGGTCTGCCACGGCGACCTCTGCCTGCCCAACATCGTCCTCGACCCGGCCACGCTGACGTTCGCGGGTTTCATCGACCTCGGCCGGCTGGGCAAAGCCGACCGTTACGCGGACATCTGCCTGCTGCTGGCCAACTCGCGGGAAACCTGGGACGGCGAGGACGCGTCGGTCGCAGCCGACGAGGCCTTCGCGCGGGACTACGGCATCACCCTCGACCACGCCCGCCAGGAGTTCTACCTGCACCTGGACCCGCTCACCTGGGGATAG
- a CDS encoding serine hydrolase domain-containing protein: protein MKRRMWRGFLALTVGMAVVVPTTAAATPGNDLGKRMDEALERAASQFGDAGVQAVAVRDGRVVWSGKRGKAINDPAKRVTDQTMFSYASLSKLILATFVLHQVENGVLDLDKPIAAYVGDEVAGSRVVTVRMLLTHTAGYPDLYGDPATAPLFPPGDQYKPDRPYTFEMLNAGIRQPVDPGKKFEYSNTGYIILGHVLAKVAGGDAALVRAYRNFLRRAGTPQVPITDDILTMERTQRALSRFSHGYTRLADGTLEDFFTAYGATGIPTDLYGLPFTDGAFSGTATGAALVLDAAFTRGTLLRPETVQMMTKPTPQSGNAPYGMGTSPTTAAGRTWQGHAGAYGGFGSMAGTDRSRGLTIAVTSNRLALDKHPASVIWEELAKTASTRR from the coding sequence ATGAAACGAAGAATGTGGCGGGGTTTTCTGGCGCTGACCGTCGGCATGGCGGTCGTCGTGCCGACCACAGCGGCCGCGACGCCCGGCAACGACCTCGGGAAACGGATGGATGAGGCGCTGGAACGGGCGGCGTCGCAGTTCGGGGACGCCGGTGTGCAGGCCGTGGCGGTCCGCGACGGCCGGGTCGTGTGGTCCGGCAAGCGGGGCAAGGCCATCAACGACCCGGCGAAGCGGGTCACCGATCAGACGATGTTCTCGTACGCCAGCCTCAGCAAGCTGATCCTGGCGACGTTCGTGCTGCACCAGGTCGAGAACGGGGTGCTCGACCTGGACAAGCCGATCGCCGCCTACGTCGGTGACGAGGTGGCCGGTTCGCGCGTGGTCACGGTCCGGATGCTGCTCACGCACACCGCCGGGTACCCGGACCTGTACGGGGATCCGGCGACTGCGCCGCTGTTCCCGCCGGGCGACCAGTACAAGCCCGACCGGCCGTACACCTTCGAGATGCTGAACGCCGGTATCCGCCAGCCGGTCGACCCCGGCAAGAAGTTCGAGTACTCCAACACCGGGTACATCATCCTGGGACACGTCCTGGCGAAGGTCGCGGGCGGCGACGCCGCGCTGGTGCGGGCCTACCGGAACTTCCTCCGGCGGGCGGGCACGCCGCAGGTGCCGATCACCGACGACATCCTCACCATGGAGCGCACCCAGCGGGCCTTGAGCCGGTTCTCGCACGGCTACACGCGCCTGGCAGACGGGACGCTGGAGGACTTCTTCACGGCGTACGGCGCGACGGGCATCCCGACCGATCTGTACGGGCTTCCGTTCACCGACGGCGCGTTCTCCGGTACCGCCACAGGCGCGGCTCTGGTGCTCGACGCGGCGTTCACACGCGGGACTCTGCTGCGACCCGAGACCGTGCAGATGATGACCAAGCCGACGCCGCAGTCGGGCAACGCACCGTACGGCATGGGTACCTCGCCGACGACCGCGGCGGGCCGTACCTGGCAGGGCCACGCGGGCGCGTACGGCGGGTTCGGCTCGATGGCGGGGACCGACCGTTCCCGTGGGCTCACGATCGCCGTCACCAGCAACCGCCTGGCGCTCGACAAGCACCCGGCGTCCGTGATCTGGGAGGAACTGGCCAAGACCGCCTCCACCCGGAGGTAG
- the menC gene encoding o-succinylbenzoate synthase, which yields MTGARVELHTARMPLVRPFRTSRAVETARELVLLRWIGPDGEGWSECAADPAPIFFGEYLEGTKHVIEHVLLPLLATGEPITAAYAHETMRQVPGNVLAKAAVETAILDAELRARGMPLVDYLGGVRKPIPVGVSVGIATGVPELLEWVAGYLDDGYRRVKLKIRPGWDLEPVAAVRRAFGDDLLLQVDANQAYGTGDTHVLRALDEFGLLLLEQPFAAGDLVAHARLAGRITTPVCLDESITGLASTATALALGAADVVNIKPARVGGYLEARAIHDLCRAQGVPVFCGGVLETGVGRAANLALAALPGFTLPADISATSRYYTNDITQPFELADGCIEVPAGPGSGAVVDRGALESVTTDVRTMELREEP from the coding sequence ATGACCGGCGCACGCGTCGAGCTGCATACCGCGCGCATGCCACTGGTCCGTCCTTTTCGGACGTCCAGAGCCGTGGAGACGGCACGGGAACTGGTGCTGCTGCGGTGGATCGGCCCGGACGGGGAAGGGTGGAGCGAATGCGCCGCCGACCCGGCGCCGATCTTCTTCGGCGAGTACCTCGAAGGGACCAAACACGTCATCGAGCACGTGCTGCTGCCACTGCTGGCCACCGGTGAGCCGATCACGGCCGCGTACGCGCACGAAACCATGCGGCAGGTGCCGGGAAACGTGCTGGCGAAGGCAGCCGTGGAGACCGCCATCCTGGACGCGGAACTCCGTGCCCGCGGCATGCCGCTCGTGGACTACCTCGGTGGCGTGCGCAAGCCGATCCCCGTGGGCGTCTCGGTCGGCATCGCGACCGGCGTGCCCGAGTTGCTGGAATGGGTCGCGGGCTACCTCGACGACGGCTATCGCCGCGTCAAGCTGAAGATCCGTCCCGGCTGGGACCTCGAGCCGGTGGCGGCGGTGCGCCGCGCGTTCGGGGACGACCTGCTGCTGCAGGTCGACGCGAACCAGGCGTACGGCACCGGCGACACGCACGTGCTGCGCGCGCTGGACGAGTTCGGCCTTCTGTTGCTGGAACAACCTTTCGCCGCCGGCGATCTGGTCGCCCACGCCCGGCTGGCCGGGCGGATCACGACCCCGGTCTGCCTCGACGAGTCGATCACCGGCCTGGCGAGCACGGCCACCGCCCTCGCGCTGGGCGCCGCCGACGTCGTCAACATCAAGCCCGCCAGGGTCGGCGGTTACCTGGAAGCGAGAGCGATCCACGACCTGTGCCGGGCGCAGGGCGTGCCGGTGTTCTGCGGCGGTGTCCTCGAAACAGGGGTCGGCAGGGCGGCCAACCTCGCCCTCGCCGCGTTGCCCGGCTTCACGCTGCCCGCCGACATCTCGGCGACCAGCCGTTACTACACCAACGACATCACCCAGCCGTTCGAACTGGCCGACGGCTGCATCGAGGTCCCGGCGGGGCCGGGCAGCGGTGCGGTCGTCGACCGGGGTGCCCTCGAGTCGGTCACCACAGATGTGCGGACAATGGAACTCAGGGAGGAACCATGA
- a CDS encoding N-acyl-D-amino-acid deacylase family protein, with protein sequence MRTMKVMAAALAATLVLSSPAAAYASPKPELDVIIHGGKVFDGSGAPGRFADVGIKDGRIHRVGDLRRAGARSRYDAAGQYVTPGFIDVHAHTETGPPLAGAKSALTQGVTTETLGPDGSGPFEIDKELRRLDKDEKGINVAPYVGFNSVWEATMGELDTRPTAAQSAQMRARIENGMRQGAWGVSGGLGYTPASYARTNEVIDVVRGARPWRAFFTDHMRDETNLVVESTKEDIAIGEAAGLMPEITHMKVAGPRNWGKSATMLRLLGEARASGTHAGGDVYPYTAAATGLAFYVPAWAQDGGTAAMLARFADPALRPRIDAEVTAFVIDDVGTPDKVSTPELGNKTIAQFMAEYGNVTIGEAVMRILAAHNGNVLAVMHIGSEDDLARFITDPFVAFSSDGGVTESAQTHPRHYGSYPRVLGRYVRERGLLTWEEAIRKMTGLPATMVGMVDRGYLAEGMAADVTVFDPKTIADRATFDNPKQYSAGVRWVFVNGKLALANGEPTRASAGQALRRAASMPTRPQNAGKDLAVGAAGVVRPADGGGAILLAALSQRAGDRVASGTVVVVGPMGVLRSERLGRLQTTGGWFSVSGIGRLADGSERAFTLTVDERDPLARPGQRRATVQVDGTRLIYGGLV encoded by the coding sequence ATGCGCACCATGAAGGTGATGGCGGCTGCCCTGGCCGCGACGCTCGTGTTGTCGTCGCCCGCCGCGGCGTACGCGTCACCGAAGCCGGAACTCGACGTGATCATCCACGGCGGCAAGGTGTTCGACGGCAGCGGGGCACCCGGCCGGTTCGCCGACGTCGGCATCAAGGACGGGCGCATCCACCGCGTCGGTGACCTCCGCCGGGCCGGCGCGCGCAGCCGGTACGACGCCGCCGGTCAGTACGTCACACCGGGATTCATCGACGTCCACGCGCACACCGAGACCGGTCCGCCGCTGGCGGGCGCGAAGAGCGCGCTCACCCAAGGCGTCACCACCGAGACACTCGGCCCGGACGGCAGCGGCCCGTTCGAGATCGACAAGGAGCTCCGGCGACTGGACAAGGACGAGAAGGGCATCAACGTCGCGCCGTACGTCGGGTTCAACTCCGTGTGGGAAGCCACGATGGGCGAACTCGACACCCGGCCGACCGCGGCCCAGTCCGCGCAGATGCGCGCGCGTATCGAGAACGGCATGCGCCAGGGCGCTTGGGGCGTGTCCGGTGGGCTGGGCTACACGCCCGCGTCCTACGCGCGTACGAACGAGGTCATCGACGTGGTACGCGGCGCACGCCCGTGGCGCGCGTTCTTCACCGACCACATGCGCGACGAGACGAACCTCGTGGTCGAGTCGACCAAAGAGGACATCGCGATCGGCGAGGCCGCCGGGCTGATGCCCGAGATCACGCACATGAAGGTCGCCGGGCCGCGCAACTGGGGCAAGTCGGCGACCATGCTGCGGCTGCTCGGCGAAGCGCGGGCGTCCGGCACGCACGCGGGCGGTGACGTCTACCCGTACACGGCCGCGGCGACCGGGCTCGCCTTCTACGTCCCGGCGTGGGCGCAGGACGGTGGCACCGCGGCGATGCTCGCGCGCTTCGCGGACCCGGCGCTGCGGCCACGCATCGACGCGGAGGTCACCGCGTTCGTGATCGACGACGTCGGCACGCCGGACAAGGTCTCCACGCCGGAGCTGGGCAACAAGACGATCGCCCAGTTCATGGCGGAGTACGGGAACGTGACGATCGGTGAGGCGGTCATGCGGATCCTCGCCGCGCACAACGGGAACGTGCTCGCCGTCATGCACATCGGGTCCGAGGACGATCTCGCCCGCTTCATCACCGACCCGTTCGTCGCGTTCTCGTCCGACGGTGGCGTGACCGAGTCGGCGCAGACGCATCCGCGGCACTACGGCAGCTATCCGCGTGTGCTCGGCCGGTACGTCCGCGAGCGTGGCCTGCTGACCTGGGAGGAAGCGATCCGCAAGATGACCGGCCTGCCCGCGACCATGGTCGGCATGGTGGACCGCGGCTATCTCGCCGAGGGCATGGCCGCGGACGTGACCGTGTTCGACCCGAAGACCATCGCCGACCGGGCCACGTTCGATAATCCGAAGCAGTACTCCGCCGGGGTGCGCTGGGTGTTCGTCAACGGCAAGCTCGCGCTCGCCAACGGCGAACCGACCCGTGCCAGTGCCGGGCAGGCGTTGCGGCGAGCCGCGAGCATGCCCACGCGCCCGCAGAACGCCGGCAAGGATCTCGCCGTCGGTGCGGCGGGAGTCGTGCGGCCAGCGGACGGCGGCGGCGCGATTCTGCTGGCCGCGCTCAGCCAGCGCGCCGGTGACCGGGTCGCCTCGGGCACAGTCGTGGTCGTCGGTCCGATGGGTGTGCTGCGGTCGGAGCGGCTGGGCAGGCTGCAGACCACCGGCGGGTGGTTCAGCGTGAGCGGGATCGGGCGGCTTGCCGACGGTTCCGAGCGCGCGTTCACGTTGACGGTCGACGAGCGCGATCCGCTGGCCAGACCAGGCCAACGGCGGGCAACCGTCCAGGTCGACGGCACACGGCTGATCTACGGCGGGCTGGTATGA